A genomic segment from Acidobacteriota bacterium encodes:
- the smpB gene encoding SsrA-binding protein SmpB, with protein MKVIATNKKGYHNYEIIEIFEAGISLLGSEVKSIREGRVNLRDSYATLKNGEIFLVNSHISSYKYSSYFNHDPYRERKLLLHKSQIRKITGKIKEKGLTLIPLKIYINERGIIKLELALAKGRKVWEKKELIKERDIKREMEKELRRRN; from the coding sequence TTGAAAGTCATAGCCACAAATAAAAAAGGGTATCATAATTATGAAATTATAGAGATTTTCGAAGCAGGGATATCACTTTTAGGAAGTGAAGTAAAATCTATAAGAGAAGGAAGGGTCAACCTAAGAGACAGTTACGCTACTTTAAAAAACGGAGAGATATTTTTAGTAAATTCTCACATAAGCTCATATAAATATTCTTCATACTTTAATCATGATCCCTACAGGGAAAGAAAGCTTCTTCTCCATAAATCCCAGATAAGAAAGATAACCGGGAAAATAAAGGAAAAAGGTCTAACTTTGATTCCATTAAAAATATATATAAATGAAAGGGGTATTATCAAATTAGAATTGGCTCTGGCAAAAGGCCGAAAAGTCTGGGAGAAAAAAGAACTGATAAAGGAAAGAGACATTAAAAGAGAAATGGAAAAGGAATTAAGGAGAAGAAATTAA
- a CDS encoding hemolysin family protein produces the protein MPLLLIILFIVFLLLSAFFSSSETAFFAFNRVRLNYLTKKGNKKASFIKKTLENPEKFLASLLIGNNFVNIAAASIATFIFSEYIFYNKSEAIFYSTMITTFIILIFSEITPKSIAAAHPERISLLYVIPIRIIILVLSPISRLISYFINFFLKLTVRKREDSLLIDAEEELNLFIKSESSKRNISMHKKRMLEGVFDIRERRIKEVMIPRTKVVAIDMDLPLDKIFEIVLSTEFSRYPIYEERVDNVKGVIHSKDLFPFVLEKENFSITKIIRDAYFIPETAKVETILKEMQRKKMHLAIVTDEWGSMSGIVTLEDILEEIVGEIQDEYDEEEEEFIIRLTPKLYLIKGKTPIKVLNEKLFLNIPENRDFVTIAGFILYKLGRMPSKGDEIMFNKNRFIIEKIERNYIELVRLIIK, from the coding sequence AAGGAAATAAAAAAGCATCTTTTATAAAAAAGACTCTTGAGAATCCAGAGAAATTTTTAGCCTCCCTTTTAATAGGTAATAATTTTGTTAACATAGCTGCTGCTTCGATAGCTACTTTTATTTTTTCAGAATACATTTTTTATAATAAAAGTGAAGCAATTTTTTATTCCACTATGATTACTACTTTTATAATCCTTATTTTTTCAGAAATAACACCGAAAAGTATTGCTGCTGCTCATCCTGAAAGAATATCCCTTCTTTATGTTATTCCTATAAGAATAATAATATTAGTTCTGTCACCAATTTCAAGATTGATTTCATACTTTATAAATTTCTTTTTAAAATTAACCGTGAGAAAGAGAGAGGATTCATTATTAATAGATGCCGAAGAAGAATTGAATCTTTTTATTAAATCAGAATCTTCTAAGAGAAATATTTCAATGCATAAAAAGAGGATGTTAGAAGGAGTATTTGATATAAGGGAAAGAAGAATAAAAGAGGTTATGATTCCGAGGACAAAAGTGGTAGCAATTGACATGGATCTTCCATTAGATAAAATTTTTGAAATTGTATTGTCAACAGAATTCTCAAGGTATCCTATATATGAGGAAAGGGTGGATAATGTAAAAGGTGTCATTCATTCTAAAGATTTATTTCCTTTCGTTCTTGAAAAAGAGAATTTTTCAATAACTAAAATCATTAGAGATGCTTATTTTATCCCTGAGACTGCAAAGGTTGAAACAATCCTCAAAGAGATGCAGAGAAAAAAAATGCACCTTGCTATCGTTACAGATGAATGGGGAAGCATGAGTGGGATTGTTACCCTTGAAGATATACTTGAAGAAATTGTGGGAGAAATTCAGGATGAATACGATGAGGAAGAAGAAGAATTTATAATCAGATTAACTCCAAAATTATATTTAATAAAAGGAAAGACTCCAATAAAAGTTCTGAATGAAAAACTTTTTTTGAACATCCCTGAGAATAGAGATTTCGTAACTATTGCAGGATTCATTCTCTATAAACTCGGAAGGATGCCTTCTAAAGGAGATGAAATAATGTTCAATAAGAACAGGTTTATAATCGAAAAAATAGAAAGAAACTATATTGAGCTGGTTAGATTAATTATTAAATAG